The genome window TTGCGTCAATCCCTCGAAACAGCTCTCGCACGTTCGCCTCTTTGGGTGGAGAGGGCTTGGGTTGCGTCGGCGCAACCAGAGGAGGAGTTGGTTCTAAAGCTTTTAACACAGGGCGTACTTGCGCCACCTGTTGCCTTGGACGCTCCACCAACACTACATCTAAAAAGCTATCTTTTTTAGATGTGAAGCGTTGGACCCATTCTTGGTTGCTTGCCATATAGGCAACAAGCCCCACAAGAATAGCCACATAAACACCCACCGCGCCCAAAAACGCGAAGGCAGTGTTTTGTTTGATCTCTATTTCCATTTAGCCACCAGTTTCCAAGGCTACCTTATGAAATCCTGCTTCTTTTACACTTTTGAGAATATACATTACATCCTCATAAAAAAGTCGCTTATCTGCTTTAATATAAACTGGCGTATCCTTACTAAAGCCTTCACCATATAAAATAAAATTATCTGCAAATGAAGCGTAAGTAAAAGCATCATTTTTAATGAAAATTTTACGATCAGCATCCGCACGAATTTCTATTTCTGGCAACTGACTTACGGCCACTTTTTGGGATCCATCAGGCAAAGAAATATTTTCTTCGTAGACCAAGGTTGGTGTTGTCACCATTAAAATTGCTAACAACACCAACATAACATCCACCAAAGGCGTAATGTTTAAATCAGGTGTCTCATCCCAATTGATCATGTCCGCTCTTTGCTTCACCGGCCTTTGCATTAGAAGCAATAATTTCTGCTTGACGCTCAACTAGGCTTAGGACTTCGTAGGCTTTGCGCTTAAGCAAAATATGAAAAGAATAGGCAGGAATGGCAACAAAAATGCCAGCAGCTGTTACAATCAGAGCCTCGCTAATAGCGGGTGCAATAACACCCAAAGAAGCGCTTGAAGCATTTCCAAGACCACCAAAAGTCTCTAAAATTGAGACAACCGTTCCAAACAAACCAATAAAAGGAGAGGTGGAGGCAATAACAGAAAGCCATGACAAACCAATGGTTGCATTTTTTTCTGCAACATTTTTGCAAACTTTTAAAAGGTTGATTGAGTAGGAAGCCGAAGAAACACAGCGCTTCAAAATTGAATCGTCTCTGACATTTTTGGAGCCCATCATAATGGACTCCAAAGAAGCGCGTTCACGCTCATGCCACTGAGAAAGCTGTGACCATCTAGCAAAAAGAATGGTGAGAGTTGCTATAAAATAAACGGACAACCAACCCAGAACAACCCAAGTTACCACATTGCTACGCAATATATAATTTAAGAAAAGATCAACAGAGGCCATGTTCATTAGCGCAATCTTGCAATACTCTCAATTCTTGCTTTTGCCAAGGCAATAGAAGTCTCAGAATCACCCATGCTTTCAATGAGTTTATTGGCATTTTCTATAGAGGCCGCAATCTCGCTTTCATTGCTGCCGCGAACCGAAACAGCCCCATCAGCCAAAACAATAACCTTCTCTTCATCCACCTTAACATATCCCCAGTTCACGGCAACCACATCGTGCTTGCCGCTTTCCAATTCAATGTCCATAACTCCCGCTTTTAACATAGAAACGAAAGAGGCGTGGCCTGGCAAGATACCAAACTCACCCTCAACCCCTGGGAGGGTTACCGCTTTAACATCGTGGGAAAAGATGAGTCCAAGCGGAGTGACAACTTCTAATTTTAATGTGCTCATACTAAATCCTTAAGGCGGTATTAGCC of Sulfurospirillum tamanense contains these proteins:
- a CDS encoding biopolymer transporter ExbD codes for the protein MINWDETPDLNITPLVDVMLVLLAILMVTTPTLVYEENISLPDGSQKVAVSQLPEIEIRADADRKIFIKNDAFTYASFADNFILYGEGFSKDTPVYIKADKRLFYEDVMYILKSVKEAGFHKVALETGG
- a CDS encoding MotA/TolQ/ExbB proton channel family protein codes for the protein MVTWVVLGWLSVYFIATLTILFARWSQLSQWHERERASLESIMMGSKNVRDDSILKRCVSSASYSINLLKVCKNVAEKNATIGLSWLSVIASTSPFIGLFGTVVSILETFGGLGNASSASLGVIAPAISEALIVTAAGIFVAIPAYSFHILLKRKAYEVLSLVERQAEIIASNAKAGEAKSGHDQLG
- the atpC gene encoding ATP synthase F1 subunit epsilon — its product is MSTLKLEVVTPLGLIFSHDVKAVTLPGVEGEFGILPGHASFVSMLKAGVMDIELESGKHDVVAVNWGYVKVDEEKVIVLADGAVSVRGSNESEIAASIENANKLIESMGDSETSIALAKARIESIARLR